From the genome of Sesamum indicum cultivar Zhongzhi No. 13 unplaced genomic scaffold, S_indicum_v1.0 scaffold00184, whole genome shotgun sequence, one region includes:
- the LOC110011364 gene encoding uncharacterized protein LOC110011364, with the protein MSLSLYWASAFILPKRVTNEIEKRLRNFLWKGSTNSGYAKVARLRNFLWKGSTNSGYAKVAWKELYRQMDEGGLRFKDITTLNRALMTKKLCDIIRCDQTSIRVEWLYNGQLQDTSIWTIREHGDSWSWRKLLRLRIFLRPMVDYQIGDGRKFHLWQDPWHYLGPLIETFPCGPRLLGIEETAKFSTMISGGEW; encoded by the coding sequence ATGTCGTTGagcttatattgggcttcAGCGTTCATTTTACCAAAGAGAGTTAcaaacgaaattgagaagaggctgCGAAACTTCTTATGGAAGGGCTCAACAAATAGTGGCTATGCTAAGGTAGCGAGGCTGCGAAACTTCTTATGGAAGGGCTCAACAAATAGTGGCTATGctaaggtagcatggaaagaaTTGTATCGGCAGATGGACGAGGGAGGTCTTAGGTTCAAGGACATTACTACCTTGAATCGAGCCTTAATGActaagaaactctgtgatatcattCGGTGTGATCAAACCTCTATTCGGGTTGAATGGCTATACAATGGCCAGTTACAAGACACTTCCATATGGACAATTCGAGAGCATGGAGATTCATGGAGTTGGAGGAAACTCCTACGTCTACGGATTTTTCTCCGTCCTATGGTGGACTACCAAATCGGAGATGGGCGAAAATTTcacctttggcaggacccgtggcattacCTCGGACCACTTATTGAGACATTTCCATGTGGACCGAGGCTCCTTGGAATTGAGGAGACAGCAAAATTCAGCACGatgattagtggaggagaatgGTAG